The proteins below come from a single Microbacterium sp. SLBN-154 genomic window:
- a CDS encoding beta-galactosidase, with translation MTLPTLSKIPYGGDYNPEQWGEEVWDEDHRAFDLAGIDLLTVGVFSWSRTQPDEKTYDFSMLDRIIDRAHAEGRKVCLATGTAAVPPWLATAYPDVCRVDFEGRRHVYGVRHNACVSSRNYRRLATAMAARVAERYADHPAVVAWHINNEYGGLCYCDLCAGEFRLWLRARYGTLDRLNDAWNADFWSHRFTDWDQIVPPNILSEHWKSPDHTAFQGITLDYHRFNTDNILRSFREEKAAIRAHSDLPATTNMMAIYRHLDYHRWADDLDFASWDNYPTDGSPVSRQALSHGLMRGIKGGQPFWLMEQTPTMTSTRDYNPVKRPGQMRLWSWQAVAHGSDSVLFFQMRHSKGASEKYHGAVLNHAGRTDTRAFREVADLGAELAAIGDRLLGSRTPARVAVLFDWDSWWALEISDGPSRFVRYEKQMVLYHEALWQAGAVLDVVPVSADLSAYDVVVAPFLHMVKGDTAARLEAVVRRGGTVVTTVLSGRVDEDDNAFLSDVPGPLGPVVGVRVDETDSLPPTQTNTVVLSHGDEPEVRSEASLVFDLVIPQGAEPIGSYTQDFYAGTPAVTRNRIGDGSAWYVGTCLDQRGVDWVIRRALSEQGLLGPFADIPDLEHTTREIDGRRYEFVLNHSGAEVDVASPFQGTDVLTGAVVSVGAPLRLGVNGVAVIEVD, from the coding sequence ATGACACTCCCCACCCTGAGCAAGATCCCCTACGGCGGCGACTACAACCCCGAGCAGTGGGGCGAAGAGGTGTGGGACGAAGACCACCGGGCCTTCGACCTCGCCGGCATCGATCTCCTCACTGTCGGTGTCTTCTCGTGGTCCCGTACCCAACCCGACGAAAAGACCTACGACTTCTCCATGCTGGATCGGATCATCGACCGGGCCCACGCCGAGGGCCGGAAGGTGTGCCTGGCGACGGGCACCGCCGCGGTGCCGCCCTGGCTGGCGACGGCGTACCCCGATGTGTGTCGCGTCGACTTCGAGGGACGCCGCCACGTATACGGCGTGCGTCATAACGCTTGCGTCAGTTCACGGAACTACCGCCGGCTCGCGACCGCGATGGCGGCCCGGGTCGCAGAGAGGTATGCCGATCACCCCGCGGTCGTGGCGTGGCATATCAACAACGAGTACGGCGGGCTCTGCTACTGCGATCTGTGCGCAGGAGAGTTCCGTCTGTGGCTGCGAGCCCGGTACGGGACGCTCGACCGGCTGAACGATGCATGGAACGCGGACTTCTGGTCACACCGGTTCACGGACTGGGACCAGATCGTGCCGCCGAACATCCTGTCGGAACATTGGAAGAGTCCCGATCACACCGCGTTCCAGGGCATCACCCTCGACTATCACCGGTTCAACACCGACAACATCCTGCGCTCCTTCCGCGAGGAAAAGGCGGCGATCCGCGCCCACTCGGATCTGCCCGCGACGACGAACATGATGGCGATCTACCGTCATCTCGACTACCACCGGTGGGCGGATGACCTCGACTTCGCCTCGTGGGACAACTACCCCACCGACGGGTCGCCGGTCTCGCGGCAGGCTCTCAGCCACGGGCTCATGAGAGGCATCAAGGGCGGGCAGCCCTTCTGGCTCATGGAGCAGACACCGACCATGACGTCCACGCGCGACTACAACCCCGTCAAGCGTCCCGGTCAGATGAGACTCTGGTCGTGGCAGGCGGTCGCCCATGGTTCGGATTCTGTGCTGTTCTTCCAGATGCGCCACAGCAAGGGGGCCTCGGAGAAGTATCACGGTGCGGTGCTGAACCACGCCGGTCGCACCGACACCCGCGCGTTCCGCGAGGTCGCCGATCTCGGCGCCGAGCTCGCGGCGATCGGAGACCGGCTGCTCGGGTCACGGACGCCTGCCCGGGTCGCCGTGCTCTTCGACTGGGACTCGTGGTGGGCTCTCGAGATCTCCGACGGCCCGAGCCGATTCGTCCGGTACGAGAAGCAGATGGTCCTCTATCACGAGGCCCTGTGGCAGGCAGGAGCAGTGCTCGACGTCGTTCCGGTGTCCGCCGACCTGTCCGCGTACGACGTCGTCGTCGCGCCCTTCCTCCACATGGTGAAGGGCGATACGGCGGCTCGCCTGGAGGCGGTCGTGCGACGCGGTGGCACGGTCGTGACCACCGTGCTGTCGGGGCGGGTGGACGAGGACGACAACGCCTTCCTCTCCGATGTCCCCGGCCCCCTCGGCCCGGTCGTCGGGGTGCGGGTCGACGAGACCGATTCGCTGCCGCCGACGCAGACGAACACCGTGGTGCTCTCGCACGGCGACGAGCCGGAGGTGCGCAGTGAGGCGTCTCTCGTCTTCGATCTGGTCATCCCTCAAGGTGCCGAGCCGATCGGGTCCTACACGCAGGACTTCTATGCGGGCACCCCGGCCGTCACCCGGAACCGGATCGGCGACGGCTCAGCCTGGTACGTCGGGACGTGCCTCGATCAGCGCGGGGTCGACTGGGTCATCCGGCGTGCGCTCAGCGAGCAGGGGCTTCTCGGCCCCTTCGCCGACATACCCGATCTCGAGCACACGACGCGAGAGATCGACGGACGTCGCTACGAGTTCGTGCTCAACCACAGCGGTGCCGAGGTGGACGTGGCTTCACCGTTCCAAGGGACCGATGTGCTCACCGGCGCCGTCGTCTCCGTCGGTGCACCGCTGCGCCTGGGAGTCAACGGCGTTGCCGTGATCGAGGTCGACTGA